The following proteins are encoded in a genomic region of Jaculus jaculus isolate mJacJac1 chromosome 13, mJacJac1.mat.Y.cur, whole genome shotgun sequence:
- the Gpr151 gene encoding G-protein coupled receptor 151 yields the protein MLAAASADSNSSIMNMSSAHLHFAGGYLPSDSKDWRTIIPALLVAVCLVGFMGNLCVIGVLLHTAWKGTSSTIHSLILNLSLTDLSLLLFSAPVRATAYSKGVWDLGWFVCKSSDWFTHTCMAAKSLTIVAVAKVCFMYASDPAKQVSIHNCTIWSVLVAIWVVASLLPLPEWFFSSTRHLAGVEMCLMDVPAVAEVFTSMFGKLYPLLVFCFPSLLASFYLWRAYDQCKKRGAKTQNLRNQMRSKQLTVMLLSIAVTSALLWLPEWIAWLWMWHLKAGSPAPPHGFIALSQVLMFSISSANPLIFLVMSEEFKEGLKGIWKWMINKKPPNVSQSHGTPAGNLEVLPGKVSSPESPTSIPENKLGSSNCGKEKTEKAWGIPILPDVEQFWHDRDTVPSAQDNDPIPWEHEDQETGDCDKHV from the coding sequence ATGCTGGCAGCTGCCTCTGCTGACTCCAACTCCAGCATCATGAACATGTCCTCTGCTCACTTGCATTTTGCAGGAGGGTACCTGCCCTCAGACTCCAAGGACTGGAGGACTATCATCCCAGCTCTATTGGTGGCTGTCTGCCTGGTGGGTTTCATGGGGAACTTGTGTGTGATTGGTGTCCTCCTCCACACTGCTTGGAAAGGAACGTCGTCCACGATCCACTCCCTGATTCTTAACCTCAGTCTGACTGACCTCTCTCTCCTGCTGTTTTCTGCACCTGTCCGAGCCACTGCGTACTCCAAGGGAGTCTGGGACCTAGGCTGGTTTGTCTGCAAGTCTTCTGACTGGTTCACCCACACATGCATGGCAGCCAAGAGCCTGACAATTGTTGCAGTAGCCAAAGTATGCTTCATGTATGCAAGTGATCCAGCCAAGCAAGTAAGCATCCACAACTGCACCATCTGGTCAGTGCTGGTGGCCATCTGGGTTGTGGCAAGCCTGCTGCCCCTTCCGGAATGGTTCTTCAGCTCCACCAGGCATCTTGCAGGGGTGGAAATGTGTCTCATGGATGTACCAGCTGTGGCCGAAGTGTTCACGTCAATGTTTGGTAAGCTCTACCCGCTCCTAGTATTTTGCTTTCCCTCACTTCTGGCCAGCTTTTATCTCTGGAGAGCTTATGACCAATGTAAAAAACGAGGTGCTAAGACTCAGAATCTCAGAAATCAGATGCGCTCAAagcaactcacagtgatgctgCTGAGCATTGCTGTCACCTCTGCTCTGCTATGGCTCCCCGAGTGGATAGCCTGGCTGTGGATGTGGCACCTGAAGGCTGGAAGCCCAGCTCCACCACACGGTTTCATAGCCCTCTCTCAAGTCCTAATGTTTTCCATCTCTTCAGCAAACCCTCTCATTTTTCTAGTGATGTCTGAAGAGTTCAAGGAAGGCTTAAAAGGCATATGGAAATGGATGATAAACAAAAAACCTCCAAATGTCTCACAGTCTCATGGAACACCAGCTGGCAACTTAGAGGTCCTTCCTGGCAAAGTCTCATCTCCAGAGTCCCCAACATCCATTCCAGAGAACAAACTTGGCTCTTCTAACTGTGGCAAAGAGAAAACTGAGAAGGCATGGGGGATTCCCATCCTCCCTGATGTAGAGCAGTTCTGGCATGACAGGGACACTGTGCCCTCAGCACAGGACAATGACCCTATCCCCTGGGAACATGAGGACCAAGAGACAGGAGATTGTGATAAACATgtttaa